The Arachis hypogaea cultivar Tifrunner chromosome 19, arahy.Tifrunner.gnm2.J5K5, whole genome shotgun sequence genome has a window encoding:
- the LOC112778067 gene encoding uncharacterized protein: MAWAVELSQYDLQYEPKQAIKAQAMADLLVEVTGETADIPSTRWKLYIDGASNQMFGEYEALIRGLILAREVGASRVEVSSDSQVVTSQVNGSYQARDTLLQKYLEKVKELCKSFKEVVIQHVPRERNARADLLSKLASTKPGTGNRSLIQGLATEPAIILCTTQMPSPHSWMDLILRYLEHGEAPENEKEAQATKREAPKYVIIQGQLYKRGLHQPLLKCLRPDQMDYVLSEVREGCCGHHIGGRSLARKIVWAGYYWPTIMSDAQEFVKKCKKCQENANFHKAPPEELSLMMSPQPFAQWGVDLLGPFLPGPGQVKYLIVAIDYYTKWVEAEPLASISSVNCQKFMWRQVLTRFGIP; this comes from the exons ATGGCATGGGCAGTAGAGCTGTCTCAGTATGACTTGCAGTACGAACCCAAGCAGGCAATTAAAGCCCAAGCAATGGCTGACTTACTAGTAGAAGTCACGGGGGAAACAGCTGACATACCaagcacacggtggaagctctaCATTGACGGAGCATCCAACCAAATGTTTGGAG AGTACGAAGCACTGATAAGAGGACTAATCCTAGCCAGAGAAGTTGGAGCATCAAGGGTAGAAGTTagcagcgactcccaggtcgtcacctCCCAGGTAAATGGCAGCTACCAGGCCAGGGACACACTACTACAAAAATACCTAGAGAAGGTAAAAGAGCTATGCAAAAGCTTTAAGGAAGTCGTGATCCAGCATGTCCCTAGAGAAAGAAATGCCCGAGCAGACCTCCTCTCCAAGCTTGCGAGCACCAAACCCGGAACGGGAAACAGGTCTCTAATACAAGGGCTGGCAACTGAACCAGCAATCATCTTGTGCACAACCCAAATGCCAAGCCCCCACTCATGGATGGACCTTATCCTCCGATACTTGGAACACGGTGAAGCCCCCGAGAACGAGAAAGAAGCACAAGCCACCAAGAGAGAAGCTCCCAAATATGTGATCATACAAGGGCAGTTATACAAGCGAGGGCTCCACCAACCCCTACTCAAGTGCCTACGCCCCGACCAAATGGACTACGTCCTAAGCGAAGTCCGTGAGGGGTGTTGTGGCCACCATATCGGGGGAAGGTCGTTAGCAAGAAAGATTGTCTGGGCAGGATACTATTGGCCTACAATAATGTCGGATGCTCAGGAGTTCgtcaaaaaatgcaaaaaatgccAAGAAAACGCCAACTTCCATAAAGCCCCACCCGAAGAACTCAGTTTGATGATGTCTCCACAACCTTTCgcccaatggggagtcgacctcttagggCCATTCCTACCTGGGCCAGGACAAGTGAAATACTTAATAGTAGCCATAGACTACTataccaaatgggtggaagctgaACCACTAGCCAGCATATCTTCAGTAAATTGTcaaaagttcatgtggaggcaagtACTTACCAGATTCGGAATCCCATAA